TTCCATTACTAATTTTTCAATTAGTAATATTTTTTCTCTTAACCCTTTATCAAAAACTATAATAGGAGTAATAATATTTGATTTATACTTATTTATATCTGGTGTAAATTCATGTTCAGAAATCATACTTTTTAACATATCAAAGAGTCTTTCTTCACCTACATTTGATTTTTCAAAAGCGTATAGGAAGTTTGAAATATCTGTTGTTTTGATCAAACCTAGCAATTCAATTAAATGTGTATAAACCAGCTTTTCATCAATAAATATAGGGTTTTGCGTTAGCTCTCTTAACTCCTTAGTTAGTTCTATTTCAATTTCATAAAACCATTTGAATTTTTCTTTTTTAAAATCACCACGAAGAAGAGAGTAGGATGGTTCAAAAAGTGAGATTAGGCTCGAAAACTTATACGATTCTGATATCTTTTTTAAGCTTGTAAACTGCCTTTCTGAATTTGTGGTTTCATCTATTATTGTTAGATACTCCTCTAAAATGGAGTAAGTATAATCCCAAATTGATAGTAGCTTTTGGTTGTTTCTTTCTTTTTCAAATCCTTCTTCTCTAGCCTTCTGTTTTTGTCCCATCTCAATCGTAAATCTATGCCATAAGCTATTCAGGAATAAACCTATAAGTAATATTCCCAATATAGATTCAACATTAACAATAAATTTTGCAAGACTGCTAGTAGGGTAAATATCACCGTAACCAAGCGTTGTTATAGTAACAACGCTAAAATAAATATAATCGTATCCACTAATTGTTTTATTAAAACTACTTAGAGGGAATAACGAATATCCTAGTGCGAAGAATAATATTATTATTACATAAAATACTAACCATACCCATGGATTGGACTTATCAAACTTCATTCAAGTGAATCC
This Moritella sp. 5 DNA region includes the following protein-coding sequences:
- a CDS encoding potassium channel family protein yields the protein MKFDKSNPWVWLVFYVIIILFFALGYSLFPLSSFNKTISGYDYIYFSVVTITTLGYGDIYPTSSLAKFIVNVESILGILLIGLFLNSLWHRFTIEMGQKQKAREEGFEKERNNQKLLSIWDYTYSILEEYLTIIDETTNSERQFTSLKKISESYKFSSLISLFEPSYSLLRGDFKKEKFKWFYEIEIELTKELRELTQNPIFIDEKLVYTHLIELLGLIKTTDISNFLYAFEKSNVGEERLFDMLKSMISEHEFTPDINKYKSNIITPIIVFDKGLREKILLIEKLVMEIEELKNKD